Genomic segment of Juglans microcarpa x Juglans regia isolate MS1-56 chromosome 7S, Jm3101_v1.0, whole genome shotgun sequence:
GTTGTTGAGAAATCGTTAAAGTCTTACAGatccaaccattgatccaaaagtttTACGACTATTagatactaatttgattaagTTTTTAACCCTCGGAACATAAAAGTCTTTTAATGATAGGTTGTTTACAATATggtaatttataatatcatcaacCCTTTCAAATGATACTTCTAAGGAAATACCATTTCAAAGAGAATGCTTAGAgcaaatttcatttaattattggGATAGAAAACTTTGACCAAAAAGGTTTTCAACCCGTTGTAACATTGTTAATGCAGCTGTTGGTTTAGATCAGAAAGCATGTACTATTCACATGAACcagaacaacaaaaaaaagaaagaaaacatgtACAAACACAAGCACTGAATGTGCCACTCTATGTAGGCAAATCAAGGCAAACAGCATGCTCATTTACTGTGTCTTGCTTTGGTAATAGTCTTAATGAAACCCTTGGCGATCTTCCAAAACCAATACACGTTCATCACTGCCAACACAGGAGGCACCACAAGCAAGCTGTAGAAGCCCAAAGGAAAAACTTTCTTGACctgaaacaaagaagaaaataacaatTCAACAGAAACACTATTTATGGTGATTATGTCAGGCTTAGCTTGAAGTCAGATATCAGAAACAGACTTCTTATTATACAGCTCACTCTTTCGCTTTCGGAAGGATGATTGGTTATGAGCCAATGGAAACAaaacaagtaatatatatagtcgtctttttttttttttttgtttctgcatgTGAGTGGAGGGGAGCAGTGATATAGAGAGGAAGCCGATAGTCCACCACCCTTGAGCCTAATGACAAGACCAGTTTGCAGTTTCATTTTTGGTGACTACCAATCAGGAAAGAGAGAAATGCTTGAAATCACCTGGATATTGCTTGCTATGATCAAGAAATAGGGAGAAACCCTAGTTTAGGCTGTTTAGGTGTATTTTGATTCATACCAAAGAAAGTCTTAACTCTGCAGTATAGTTTTCAACACATTGAAAAGAATAAATGCACCGAGCAGCTAGATCTGTACAATTTCTGAAAAGGGGCAAGAAAGACCCTGCTGTTGCAGtaaaatttttaatgtttctcaagcaagttctttaaaaataaGAGCAAGCAAGATGAGTCTTTCAGCCATATTGCACGGTACCTCTCAAGCACCTTATCTTACAAATAATAAGAAAGGGAGACAAAAACTGCAAAGAAAGTTGAGCTACTCTAATTGAGCTGTGAAATTGGTGTGACGAGATATTTGCAAGCAAGCTACAAAGACCCCTagttcacaaataaaaaaaaatataatgtatatgaaaggttttgtaattaagGCTCATTTATGGGGAAAACCAAAACCCGTCCACTAACCTGATCAAAATGGATGAACATGTGTGCAAAAAAGTAGATGAACAAAAGAATCCTTGCAACCTGAAGGAAGAAAGAATTACAATGAACATTAAAAGAATTACTAATTTTCAAATTACCATTGTAAATTATAAAATCCAATTTTCCCCttcacccttctctctctttctcaacatACAGGTGTCTTGACCTGTGTGCACGCTCAGGCATATTCTAGCACTAAATATACCAAAGGTATAAAAGATCATTGCTCTTGCACTTAAGTAGCTTATAATGTTCTATCTGGATTACATAGTGTGTTCTATGGTGGCACTGTGAGAAACCACCCCCAGATCCTTAGGACATTTGTCAAAAGATGAGTACTTCTTAATAAGCCTATTCAAAGAAGAAAAGCGAATAGCTGAAGTACACGTAAAATTCGATCTTGTCCAACAAGATCAGCCATCTCCATTATCATGAAGCCTCCCACAGAAGCCTTAAAAACAGATAAAAGCTTCTGTACTAATTCATGTCAATGAAACTAAGAATGAAAAATGAGGTTTCCATAAAGTTTATATTCTGCAtgtcccttttttatttttttttttaattttaccaaATTATTTGACAAAGAACTCCCTTCAAGTATGCAGTTTTGCCTGCATTACACCCATCAAGAGCATTCATCATTGAAAATGAGCACTCTTTTTATCTACACAAATGCCAATAGGCCCATTCATAAACCTAGTATACACAAAACTTTGGTTAACAACTGAAAATAACCAAGATCATGACTATCCAAGACCATACCAACCACCCAAGGAACAATGCAACACCATTAAAGATGTAAAGATTGGAGTTCTTCAGACCAGCAACATCCAAGTACCTGAAAGTATGTATCAGCAGAGATAAGACAAAGTTGAAAACAGACATCCTGAAAATTAAGGAGATTCCAATTGCTAACTTTACCATCTTAGATTTACAAAAGGAGTTGTGCTCTCGGAGAAGAGTACCATTAGTATGTAAAATTGCGCTTGACCATTTATGAGGGagaaaaagattgaaaacaTGGATAGCCCATGGTGCAGAACCTGttagaaataaatgaaatcaatgCAATTGGTGAACTAGTAGTACACATGAATATTTGAAATCAGAAGTCCGAGATTATATAATTCAACTTGACCTGAAAAAGAGTACCCAATTTAACCAACTTATTGAATTGACCATAACTAGATCCCGTTGATGCATGAATCACacttttcattttatcaatcTCGAATGGTCAAATAAAACTTGGATGCCAAGTAATCTTAGTCAAAGTTGAAAAGCCCATTCTGGAAATTGATAAACCCATACAATATgatactattatttaaaaatatcaagcAAGTGTTTTCAGCACTTACATACTCCAGACCACCTAGAGCTGGAAAGAGCCATAG
This window contains:
- the LOC121240439 gene encoding TLC domain-containing protein 4-B-like, translating into MVEFPFPLPHDLLSDIGYVSPIKVYHWLASVFSGILVCIIVYRLTGRISLLCFKGYGKLSTAQKVEWNNRGFSTFHALIVAFASLYLLLLSDTFDENSDGDLLVRRTSALSDTLLGFSIGYFISDLAMILWLFPALGGLEYVLHHGLSMFSIFFSLINGQAQFYILMVLFSESTTPFVNLRWYLDVAGLKNSNLYIFNGVALFLGWLVARILLFIYFFAHMFIHFDQVKKVFPLGFYSLLVVPPVLAVMNVYWFWKIAKGFIKTITKARHSK